From one Leishmania major strain Friedlin complete genome, chromosome 33 genomic stretch:
- a CDS encoding beta tubulin has translation MREIVSCQAGQCGNQIGSKFWEVIADEHGVDPTGSYQGDSDLQLERINVYFDESAGGRYVPRAVLMDLEPGTMDSVRAGPYGQLFRPDNFIFGQSGAGNNWAKGHYTEGAELIDSVLDVCRKEAESCDCLQGFQLSHSLGGGTGSGMGTLLISKLREEYPDRIMMTFSVIPSPRVSDTVVEPYNTTLSVHQLVENSDESMCIDNEALYDICFRTLKLTTPTFGDLNHLVAAVMSGVTCCLRFPGQLNSDLRKLAVNLVPFPRLHFFMMGFAPLTSRGSQQYRGLSVAELTQQMFDAKNMMQAADPRHGRYLTASALFRGRMSTKEVDEQMLNVQNKNSSYFIEWIPNNIKSSICDIPPKGLKMSVTFIGNNTCIQEMFRRVGEQFTGMFRRKAFLHWYTGEGMDEMEFTEAESNMNDLVSEYQQYQDATVEEEGEYDEEEEAY, from the coding sequence ATGCGTGAGATCGTTTCCTGCCAGGCCGGCCAGTGCGGCAACCAGATCGGCTCTAAGTTTTGGGAGGTGATTGCCGACGAACATGGTGTCGATCCGACTGGCTCCTACCAGGGTGACTCGGatctgcagctggagcgcatcaACGTGTACTTCGATGAGTCGGCGGGAGGCCGctacgtgccgcgcgccgtgctgatgGACCTCGAGCCCGGCACTATGGACTCCGTTCGCGCCGGCCCGTACGGCCAGCTGTTCCGCCCGGACAACTTCATCTTTGGTCAGTCCGGCGCTGGCAACAACTGGGCCAAGGGCCACTACACTGAGGGTGCGGAGCTGATCGACTCCGTGCTTGATGTGTGccgcaaggaggcggagagctgcgACTGCCTGCAGGGCTTCCAGCTGTCTCActccctcggcggcggcacgggctcCGGCATGGGCACGCTGCTCATTtccaagctgcgcgaggagtacCCGGACCGGATCATGATGACCTTCTCCGTCATCCCGTCCCCCCGCGTGTCGGATACCGTTGTGGAGCCGTACAACACGACCCTCTCTGTGCACCAGCTCGTGGAGAACTCCGACGAGTCCATGTGCAtcgacaacgaggcgctgtaCGATATTTGCTTCCGCACGCTGAagctgacgacgccgacgttcGGTGACCTGaaccacctcgtcgccgctgtgatGTCTGGCGTGacctgctgcctgcgcttccCTGGCCAGCTGAACTCTGACCTGCGCAAGCTTGCCGTGAACCTCGTGCCGTTCCCGCGCCTGCACTTCTTCATGATgggcttcgcgccgctgacgagccgcggctcgcagcagtaccgcggcctgtccgtcgcggagctgacgcagcagaTGTTCGACGCCAAGAACATGATGCAGGCCGCCGAcccgcgccacggccgctaCCTCACCGCGTCCGCGCTGTTCCGCGGCCGCATGTCGACcaaggaggtggacgagcagATGCTGAACGTGCAGAACAAGAACTCCAGCTACTTCATCGAGTGGATCCCGAACAACATCAAGTCGTCCATCTGCGATATCCCGCCCAAGGGTCTCAAGATGTCTGTCACCTTCATCGGCAACAACACCTGCATCCAGGAGATgttccgccgcgtcggtgagcagTTCACGGGTATGTTCCGCCGCAAGGCCTTCCTCCACTGGTACACCGGTGAGGGCATGGACGAGATGGAGTTCACGGAGGCCGAGTCCAACATGAACGACCTCGTCTCTGAGTACCAGCAGTACCaggacgccaccgtcgaggaggagggcgagtacgacgaggaggaggaagcctACTAG
- a CDS encoding beta tubulin, which translates to MREIVSCQAGQCGNQIGSKFWEVIADEHGVDPTGSYQGDSDLQLERINVYFDESAGGRYVPRAVLMDLEPGTMDSVRAGPYGQLFRPDNFIFGQSGAGNNWAKGHYTEGAELIDSVLDVCRKEAESCDCLQGFQLSHSLGGGTGSGMGTLLISKLREEYPDRIMMTFSVIPSPRVSDTVVEPYNTTLSVHQLVENSDESMCIDNEALYDICFRTLKLTTPTFGDLNHLVAAVMSGVTCCLRFPGQLNSDLRKLAVNLVPFPRLHFFMMGFAPLTSRGSQQYRGLSVAELTQQMFDAKNMMQAADPRHGRYLTASALFRGRMSTKEVDEQMLNVQNKNSSYFIEWIPNNIKSSICDIPPKGLKMSVTFIGNNTCIQEMFRRVGEQFTGMFRRKAFLHWYTGEGMDEMEFTEAESNMNDLVSEYQQYQDATVEEEGEYDEEEEAY; encoded by the coding sequence ATGCGTGAGATCGTTTCCTGCCAGGCCGGCCAGTGCGGCAACCAGATCGGCTCTAAGTTTTGGGAGGTGATTGCCGACGAACATGGTGTCGATCCGACTGGCTCCTACCAGGGTGACTCGGatctgcagctggagcgcatcaACGTGTACTTCGATGAGTCGGCGGGAGGCCGctacgtgccgcgcgccgtgctgatgGACCTCGAGCCCGGCACTATGGACTCCGTTCGCGCCGGCCCGTACGGCCAGCTGTTCCGCCCGGACAACTTCATCTTTGGTCAGTCCGGCGCTGGCAACAACTGGGCCAAGGGCCACTACACTGAGGGTGCGGAGCTGATCGACTCCGTGCTTGATGTGTGccgcaaggaggcggagagctgcgACTGCCTGCAGGGCTTCCAGCTGTCTCActccctcggcggcggcacgggctcCGGCATGGGCACGCTGCTCATTtccaagctgcgcgaggagtacCCGGACCGGATCATGATGACCTTCTCCGTCATCCCGTCCCCCCGCGTGTCGGATACCGTTGTGGAGCCGTACAACACGACCCTCTCTGTGCACCAGCTCGTGGAGAACTCCGACGAGTCCATGTGCAtcgacaacgaggcgctgtaCGATATTTGCTTCCGCACGCTGAagctgacgacgccgacgttcGGTGACCTGaaccacctcgtcgccgctgtgatGTCTGGCGTGacctgctgcctgcgcttccCTGGCCAGCTGAACTCTGACCTGCGCAAGCTTGCCGTGAACCTCGTGCCGTTCCCGCGCCTGCACTTCTTCATGATgggcttcgcgccgctgacgagccgcggctcgcagcagtaccgcggcctgtccgtcgcggagctgacgcagcagaTGTTCGACGCCAAGAACATGATGCAGGCCGCCGAcccgcgccacggccgctaCCTCACCGCGTCCGCGCTGTTCCGCGGCCGCATGTCGACcaaggaggtggacgagcagATGCTGAACGTGCAGAACAAGAACTCCAGCTACTTCATCGAGTGGATCCCGAACAACATCAAGTCGTCCATCTGCGATATCCCGCCCAAGGGTCTCAAGATGTCTGTCACCTTCATCGGCAACAACACCTGCATCCAGGAGATgttccgccgcgtcggtgagcagTTCACGGGTATGTTCCGCCGCAAGGCCTTCCTCCACTGGTACACCGGTGAGGGCATGGACGAGATGGAGTTCACGGAGGCCGAGTCCAACATGAACGACCTCGTCTCTGAGTACCAGCAGTACCaggacgccaccgtcgaggaggagggcgagtacgacgaggaggaggaggcctaCTAG